A DNA window from Calliphora vicina chromosome 1, idCalVici1.1, whole genome shotgun sequence contains the following coding sequences:
- the LOC135959665 gene encoding LOW QUALITY PROTEIN: uncharacterized protein LOC135959665 (The sequence of the model RefSeq protein was modified relative to this genomic sequence to represent the inferred CDS: substituted 1 base at 1 genomic stop codon) — MGLRSSKHKSNSYDIAPVVSNKDFSYKKHPRPLPKVELPAVAVIEEENEEQTDIGKEEVKTLSAVETTSTEAIAKEEVQDIRVPEWVNAVNFKKLLLKTHPNVIEITAFKAFPAMAAGENYATLMLRVKMTAKFQDDSTKDFSYMLKVPHDTKEMKEMLQAMNFFTTENTVYTEVMPELEEMYRQAGVDITFGAKSHRLDLEDSNIHYVLLDDLSVDGFKNVNRLECLNMEHTLGVLRKMAQFHAASACRVAKSGAYPPVFSPDMDNEMARAVMQQMFMAFKKPFLNHLKTYDNGEKYYDLMDQFFDNLIELFVRSRKLLPGYFTVLNHGDSWSNNILFKYANDGKLEETLFVDFQNTNWGSPAMDLYYFIISSVQIDIKLSQFDYFIRYYHEHLSSNLKLLDYPLDIPNLREFHMQMLDFGSMATMTSFFTLGVVLLDPTDSAKFENFLGDTDESNNFKNAMYSNERYRKYINEILPWLHNRGFMEINLTDLDNRIAAADKLKESMTTVSVHTTEQAQNTEPLRNSYPEWVNESLFIDIVRADCENYQKILKFNVSPATSAGDNYSSIMLQVDIDIELTDHTTRSLSYMLKIPPHGEQAKSIIALLHAFEKETTAYNSIIPKIEKFYKEQAGVDIVFGPKSYNLPKDTQCETLVLANLRSKGFKNCDRLEGLDMEHTKAILKKLAEFHAASACLFETNGKFPEVYERSVYTEDTREMREKMADSFLKIYLECVKQYEGNEEYIKNVEAFLENSTTYLVNASKINWNKFNVLNHGDCWTNNIMFKHDNEGNIVDTYFVDFQLVKYDTPCYDLYYFLLTSPKLEIKLQHFDYFIRYYHENLKANLELLKYPKDIPSLKDLHMEMLENGTWAMNSIMGIMAAVLLEPSNKPSLEKMMSNEDEGLAFKKQMFLNKRYRSHIEAILPWMNRRGLLNFNLXIIGKINNDNKTKFPSWIQPALFEGLLKNVNNDFAEILDFSVDNALAPGENYATVMLKVEINMKLKDATTKSISFMLKIGHDTETFQDLMKNHNVFATEAGMYRDFVPEFEQIYAEAGVKVIFGAKSYQLPIEQNYILLENLKVQGFKNTNRLDGLDMEHTKSVLKKLAQWHAASAVRVAQKGLYPREFCTAFIKHEGYDLIKNMFDGSTKPLLECIKEYCNSELYYDKVEKLQNQITDEIFKHPEADPNEFNVLNHGDCWSNNIMFKYDDQGNIAETYLIDFQMPRYATPVHDLLYFLLSSTKLEIKLKEFDYFIKFYHDHLVESLQILHYSKAIPSLKDIHKMIYKYGVWGYVTTTNVMAAVLCDPTDNASLDNFMNDSEEGVTFKKQMYSNARYRKHMEAIFPWLLYKGLLDC; from the exons ATGGGTCTGCGTAGTTCTAAACATAAAAGTAATAGCTATGATATAGCTCCGGTGGTATCAAATAAAGACTTTAGCTACAAAAAACATCCTAGACCATTGCCTAAAGTAGAACTGCCAGCCGTTGCTGTTATCGAGGAAGAAAATGAGGAACAAACTGATATTGGTAAAGAGGAAGTAAAAACACTTTCAGCAGTAGAAACAACATCAACAGAAGCTATTGCAAAAGAAGAAGTTCAAGACATTCGTGTTCCAGAATGGGTTAATGCagtaaactttaaaaagctactGCTTAAAACACATCCCAATGTTATAGAGATTACGGCCTTTAAGGCTTTTCCCGCCATGGCTGCTGGTGAAAATTATGCCACTCTTATGCTGAGAGTTAAAATGACTGCGAAATTTCAGGATGATTCAACCAAAGATTTCTCCTACATGCTGAAGGTGCCTCATGACACTAAGGAAATGAAGGAAATGTTACAGGCCATGAATTTCTTTACAACCGAAAATACTGTCTATACTGAAGTCATGCCAGAGTTGGAAGAAATGTATCGCCAGGCAGGTGTTGATATTACATTTGGTGCTAAGTCCCATAGGCTAGATCTTGAGGACTCTAACATACATTATGTTTTGTTGGATGATCTAAGTGTGGATGGCTTTAAAAATGTCAATCGTTTGGAGTGCTTAAATATGGAACATACATTAGGTGTGTTACGTAAAATGGCACAATTTCATGCTGCTTCAGCTTGTCGTGTGGCAAAGAGCGGAGCTTATCCTCCAGTTTTTTCACCCGATATGGATAATGAAATGGCTCGTGCTGTAATGCAGCAAATGTTTATGGCTTTTAAGAAACCATTTTTGAATCATTTAAAGACTTACGATAATGGGGAGAAATATTATGATTTAATG GACCAATTCTTTGACAATTTAATCGAGCTGTTTGTTCGTAGTCGAAAACTCTTGCCCGGCTACTTTACTGTGCTTAATCATGGCGATTCGTGGTCCAACAATATTCTCTTTAAATACGCTAATGATGGCAAATTAGAAGAGACTTTGTTCGTAGATTTCCAAAACACCAATTGGGGTTCACCAGCTATGGATTTatactattttattatttcctcAGTACAAATTGACATAAAACTCTCACAATTTGACTATTTTATACGTTACTATCATGAACActtaagcagcaatttaaaactATTGGACTATCCCCTGGATATACCAAATCTTAGAGAATTCCATATGCAAATGCTAGATTTTGGTTCAATGGCTACCATGACATCCTTCTTTACCCTGGGAGTTGTTTTGCTAGATCCTACTGACAgtgctaaatttgaaaatttcttgGGTGATACAGATGAAAgtaacaattttaagaatgCCATGTATTCGAATGAACGTTATCGTAAATACATTAATGAAATCTTACCTTGGCTGCATAATCGCGGttttatggaaataaatctgac TGATTTAGATAACAGAATTGCGGCGGCTGATAAGTTAAAAGAATCAATGACAACCGTTTCTGTACATACAACTGAACAAGCACAAAATACTGAACCATTGAGGAACTCTTATCCAGAATGGGTTAATGAATCGTTATTTATTGATATCGTACGTGCCGATTGCGAGAATTATCAGAAAATACTTAAGTTTAACGTTAGTCCAGCAACTAGTGCTGGTGATAATTATTCATCGATAATGTTACAAGTAGACATTGACATTGAACTTACAG ACCATACCACCCGTAGTCTATCGTACATGTTGAAAATACCTCCACATGGTGAACAAGCTAAATCTATCATTGCCTTGCTTCATGCATTTGAAAAAGAAACAACAGCATACAATAGtattataccaaaaattgagaaattttacAAAGAACAAGCTGGTGTCGATATAGTATTTGGTCCTAAAAGCTATAATCTGCCCAAAGACACACAATGTGAGACATTAGTACTGGCAAATCTTAGAAGTAAAGGCTTCAAAAACTGTGATCGTCTGGAGGGTTTAGATATGGAACACACTaaagcaattttgaaaaaacttgcCGAATTTCATGCAGCCTCTGCCTGTTTATTTGAAACCAATGGAAAATTCCCTGAAGTTTATGAACGTTCCGTATATACAGAAGATACTAGAGAGATGAGAGAGAAAATGGCAGACTCATTcttgaaaatatatttggaaTGTGTAAAGCAATATGAGGGTAATGAggaatatattaaaaatgtg GAAGCATTTTTAGAAAACTCTACCACTTACTTGGTTAATGCCAGTAAAATTAACTGGAATAAATTCAATGTTCTTAATCATGGAGATTGTTGGACCAATAATATCATGTTCAAACATGACAATGAAGGAAATATTGTTGATACTTACTTTGTGGACTTTCAGTTAGTTAAATACGATACACCCTGTTATGAtttatattactttttattaaCCTCCCCGAAGTTGGAGATAAAATTGCAGCATTTTGACTATTTCATACGTTATTATCATGAAAATCTTAAGGCTAATTTGGAATTATTGAAATATCCCAAAGATATTCCCAGTCTAAAAGACTTGCATATGGAAATGTTAGAAAATGGAACTTGGG ctATGAATAGCATAATGGGTATTATGGCAGCTGTTTTATTGGAACCTAGTAATAAACCCAGTTTAGAGAAAATGATGAGTAACGAGGATGAAGGTCtagcttttaaaaaacaaatgtttttaaataaacgcTACCGTTCTCATATCGAAGCCATTTTACCTTGGATGAACAGAAGaggtcttttaaattttaatttgtaaattattgGGAAAATAAA TAATGATAACAAAACTAAATTCCCATCATGGATTCAGCCAGCACTCTTTGAAGGTctcttaaaaaatgtaaataatgatTTTGCAGAAATATTAGATTTCAGTGTTGATAATGCTTTAGCACCTGGAGAAAATTATGCTACTGTTATGTTAAAGGTGGAAATTAATATGAAGTTAAAAG ATGCCACCACCAAATCTATTAGTTTCATGCTGAAAATTGGCCACGATACCGAAACCTTTCAagatttaatgaaaaatcataATGTGTTTGCTACCGAAGCCGGAATGTATCGTGACTTTGTACCAGAATTTGAACAAATCTACGCTGAGGCTGGGGTCAAGGTGATATTTGGTGCCAAATCCTACCAATTACCCATCGAACAAAACTACATTCTATTGGAGAATCTCAAAGTACAgggttttaaaaatacaaatcgttTAGATGGTCTAGACATGGAACATACTAAAAgtgtattgaaaaaattggcgcAATGGCATGCTGCCTCAGCAGTGAGAGTTGCTCAAAAAGGGCTCTATCCCAGAGAGTTTTGCACGGCTTTCATTAAGCACGAAGGCTATgatctaataaaaaatatgttcgaCGGTAGTACAAAACCTCTTTTGGAATGTATTAAAGAGTACTGCAACTCTGAGTTATATTACGATAAAgtagaaaaattacaaaatcaaataaCTGATGAAATCTTTAAGCACCCGGAAGCCGATCCGAATGAATTTAATGTTCTAAATCATGGCGATTGTTGGTCAAACAATATCATGTTTAAATATGATGATCAAGGGAATATTGCAGAGACTTATTTGATTGATTTCCAAATGCCACGTTATGCTACACCTGTCCATGATCTTTTGTATTTTCTGCTATCGTCcacaaaattggaaataaagttaaaggaatttgattatttcattaaattctatCACGATCATTTAGTAGAAAGTTTACAAATACTTCACTATAGCAAAGCCATACCAAGTTTAAAGGATATTCACAAAATGATTTATAAATATGGAGTATGGG GTTATGTAACAACTACCAATGTTATGGCTGCTGTACTCTGTGATCCCACCGATAATGCCAGTTTGGATAATTTTATGAATGACTCCGAAGAAGGTGTTACTTTTAAGAAACAAATGTATTCGAATGCTCGTTATCGTAAACATATGGAGGCCATATTCCCTTGGCTATTATACAAAGGCCTTTTGGATTGTTAA